The Gouania willdenowi chromosome 20, fGouWil2.1, whole genome shotgun sequence genome window below encodes:
- the gdap1 gene encoding ganglioside-induced differentiation-associated protein 1 — protein MASEPSSDILDEQNESDQDALLPGTIHPGPSKLTLYHWTQSFNSQKVRLAIAEKGLRCEEYNVSLPLSEHNEPWFMRLNPTGEVPVLVHGDNVLCEPTQIMDYLEQNFNHEGTPRLVPEEGSTYYHRVQHYRELLDSLQMDAYTHGCILHPEITVDSHIPAYAATCIRTQIGNRQSELKKLAEQNPELKDAYIAKQRRLKSKLFDHDNMKYLQKLLEELDGVMDQVETELQRRVEETPEEGSPSWLCGDFFSMADVSLAVTLHRLKFLGLSRRYWGNGRRANVESYYERVVERPAFSRVLGHVNNILISAVLPVAFRVARKNAPVILGTTLLIGVLGGATYIAFLYMKKRLNVFS, from the exons atggcGTCCGAGCCCAGCAGTGACATCCTGGATGAACAGAATGAGTCAGACCAGGATGCTCTACTACCAGGAACCATCCATCCTGGTCCATCCAAGCTGACCCTCTACCACTGGACCCAGTCCTTCAACTCCCAGAAG GTGCGTCTGGCCATAGCAGAGAAAGGTCTGCGTTGTGAGGAGTACAACGTTAGCCTCCCCCTCAGTGAACACAACGAGCCCTGGTTCATGCGTCTGAACCCCACAGGAGAGGTTCCAGTCCTGGTCCACGGGGACAACGTCCTCTGTGAGCCCACACAGATCATGGACTACCTGGAACAGAACTTCAACCATG AGGGAACCCCCAGGCTGGTCCCAGAGGAGGGTAGTACATACTACCACAGAGTGCAGCACTACAGGGAGCTGCTGGACTCTCTACAGATGGACGCCTACACCCACGGGTGCATCCTGCACCCAGAGATCACCGTGGACTCCCACATTCCAGCCTATGCTGCCACGTGCATTCGGA caCAGATTGGAAACAGACAGTCGGAGCTGAAGAAACTGGCTGAGCAGAACCCTGAGCTCAAAGATGCTTACATAGCAAAACAGAGGCGACTAAAA tcCAAGCTGTTTGACCACGACAACATGAAGTACCTACAGAAGCTCCTGGAGGAACTGGACGGTGTGATGGATCAGGTGGAGACGGAGCTACAGAGAAGGGTGGAGGAAACACCAG AGGAAGGAAGTCCGTCCTGGCTGTGTGGGGACTTCTTCAGCATGGCCGACGTCTCTCTGGCCGTCACCCTGCATCGCCTCAAGTTCCTGGGCCTGTCCCGTCGTTACTGGGGCAACGGGAGGCGGGCCAACGTGGAGTCGTACTACGAGCGCGTGGTGGAGCGTCCAGCGTTCAGCAGAGTGTTGGGACACGTCAACAACATCCTCATCTCCGCCGTGCTGCCTGTGGCGTTTCGTGTGGCTAGAAAGAACGCCCCCGTCATCCTGGGCACCACGCTGCTAATAGGCGTCCTCGGGGGGGCGACTTATATCGCTTTCCTTTACATGAAGAAGAGGTTGAACGTGTTCAGCTGA